The proteins below come from a single Aegilops tauschii subsp. strangulata cultivar AL8/78 chromosome 6, Aet v6.0, whole genome shotgun sequence genomic window:
- the LOC109755754 gene encoding UDP-glucuronate 4-epimerase 1 encodes MRALEDDLFPSTPGKVKIERAGGTMNRQLHRCFASTSTMFLWALFLVAMTASYLSFQSFVDTSSKYFAASWGGLHWERQIRASAAPRRPPGSAAGAGMSVLVTGASGFVGAHCSLALRKRGDGVVGIDNFNAYYDPSLKKARKALLTSHGVFVVEGDINDGRLLAKLFDVVPFTHVLHLAAQAGVRYAMENPASYVHSNVAGLVTLLEACKNADPQPAIVWASSSSVYGLNDKVPFSESHRTDQPASLYAATKKAGEEITHSYNHIYGLSITGLRFFTVYGPWGRPDMAYFSFTRNILQGKPITVYRGKNHVDLARDFTYIDDIVKGCLGSLDTAGGSTGTGGKKRGPAPYRIFNLGNTSPVTVPTLVAILEKHLRVKARKHVVEMPGNGDVPFTHANISLARQQLGYKPATNLDAGLKKFVKWYLSYYGYTRGSKNL; translated from the coding sequence ATGCGGGCGCTGGAGGACGACCTGTTCCCGTCGACCCCCGGCAAGGTGAAGATCGAGCGGGCGGGCGGCACCATGAACCGCCAGCTGCACCGCTGCTTCGCTTCGACTAGCACCATGTTCCTCTGGGCGCTCTTCCTCGTCGCCATGACCGCTTCCTACCTCAGCTTCCAGTCCTTCGTCGACACCTCCTCCAAGTACTTCGCCGCCTCCTGGGGCGGCCTGCACTGGGAGCGCCAGATCCGCGCCTCCGCCGCGCCGCGCAGGCCGCCGGGCTCCGCGGCCGGGGCCGGGATGTCGGTGCTCGTCACGGGCGCCTCCGGGTTCGTCGGCGCGCACTGCTCGCTCGCGCTGCGCAAGCGCGGGGACGGCGTCGTCGGCATCGACAACTTCAACGCCTACTACGACCCCTCGCTCAAGAAGGCCCGCAAGGCGCTGCTGACCTCCCACGGCGTCTTCGTCGTCGAGGGCGACATCAACGACGGCCGCCTCCTCGCCAAGCTCTTCGACGTCGTCCCCTTCACGCACGTGCTCCACCTGGCGGCCCAGGCCGGCGTGCGCTACGCCATGGAGAATCCGGCCTCGTACGTGCACTCCAACGTGGCGGGGCTCGTCACCCTCCTGGAGGCGTGCAAGAACGCCGACCCGCAGCCGGCCATCGTctgggcctcctcctcctcggtctACGGCCTCAACGACAAGGTGCCCTTCTCCGAGTCCCACCGCACGGACCAGCCGGCGTCGCTCTACGCGGCCACCAAGAAGGCCGGCGAGGAGATCACCCACTCGTACAACCACATCTACGGGCTCTCCATCACCGGCCTGCGCTTCTTCACGGTGTACGGGCCCTGGGGGCGGCCGGACATGGCCTACTTCTCCTTCACCCGCAACATCCTGCAGGGGAAGCCCATCACGGTGTACCGGGGGAAGAACCACGTGGACCTCGCCCGCGACTTCACCTACATCGACGACATCGTCAAGGGCTGCCTGGGGTCGCTGGACACGGCCGGCGGGAGCACGGGCACCGGCGGCAAGAAGCGCGGGCCGGCGCCGTACCGGATCTTCAACCTGGGCAACACGTCCCCGGTGACGGTGCCCACCCTGGTGGCCATCCTGGAGAAGCACCTCCGGGTGAAGGCGAGGAAGCACGTGGTGGAGatgcccggcaacggcgacgtgCCCTTCACCCACGCCAACATCTCGCTCGCCCGGCAGCAGCTCGGGTACAAGCCCGCCACCAACCTCGACGCCGGCCTCAAGAAGTTCGTCAAGTGGTACCTCTCCTACTACGGCTACACCCGGGGATCCAAGAACTTGTGA